The sequence tgatgttttactgaaggtatttaatgaagcatatgttccaagggagattacaatcaaccaacttgataaaatggttggaaaaatctttgaggtcaatcggatcagctttcctgacgatgaattgcctgttgaaggtacagggcataatcggggcctttacattacagtgaagtgtgaagatttctacgtcactcatgttatgattgatggaggttcaggtgcaaatatctgccATATTTCTACTTtgtaaaagttgaatattggtgctgacaggatcaggcccaacaatgtatgtgttagggctttcgatggtgcaaaattaAATTCCATttgcgaaatagaactaatgttgaccataggtcctgttgagttcgccatagagtttcaagtattaaatgtagactcctcttacaatctgttattgggaaggccgtggatccacaaggccaaggcggttgcatctacactgcaccaaatgattaagtttgagcatgacaggcaagaagtagttattcatggtgaaggagatttgtcagcctacgaagattctcccttgtctcttattgaagaaaataacgtagaggagacattcgtctatcaaatttttgatacagtacCAGTAAATCGTATcattgaatggcaggctataccgggaccgcaattgtgttcgacttctatcatgatggtgagtgaactttggaaatacggatttgagccaggaaagggtttgggagcatctctgcacggtatagttcatcccatatgtccgagtgagaacgtgggcacatTTGGTCTGGGATTcgagcctacagctgaagatctaaagaaagccaagggaaggaaaaaagaaatatggTCACTTCCTCGCctaatgccactactcagtgaatcatttgttaagagcggtgtcacaaagcatgtggaatttgaggttgaattggttgatgacttccagaacctttatattaaagttgatatggtcgatgcaggagaaggtaccaatatgacagacgtgcaattcataggtccagctgtccggcttaataattgggaagtcactcttctccccgtcaggagggagttttggtagtttattttgtttttgtttctatttatcgaagttatttcagggttgtaattcagattttagtttgtttatgttatgttggcatctatgtttaaacccttgtatcttttatttaatgaaatgcaatgtcccttttgtttcgtgtctaatatattttattttctttcttacacggttctctttatgttgattctaataacatgacatgcatgcggtattttcagcctgatcttaaaatccaaactaatcaagatgtaatgaagtaggaaggggaatatgatgaagaagaagcactagaagaaataagcaaagagttgggacagtttgaagacaaaccgtatcctaatttgaatgagactgagccaataaatctaagggatcaagaagatgttagggaaactaaaatcagtgtacatgctttgccacagctaaaagatggaatgattcaagcattaattgattatatggatgtttttgcatggtcttatgatgatatgcctggtttaagcactgaatttgTGGCtaacaaattgccaactgatcccgcgttccctcctgtcaaacagaagttgaagAAATTTAAAACGGATgcaagtattaaaattaaagagaaaatcatgaaacaacttgaagccaaagtaatttgaGTAGCTTGCTATCCCATATGGTTGTCCAATGTTGTGCCCGTAccaaagaaaaatgacaaaattcgagtgtgtgttgatggtaaaagatgattttccactgcccaacatccatattttgttagacaactgtgctaaacacgaggttgcctcttttgtggattgctatgacggatatcaccagatcattatggatgacgacgacgcagagaagacgtcttttatcacaccatgggaaacttattgttatcgagtgatgccctTCGGTTTGAaaaatgctggagcaacatatatgagagccatggccactatgtttcatgacatgatgcataaggagattgaggtctacgtggatgatgtgattattaagtcaaaaagtcaggccgaccatgttaaagatttaagaaagttctttgaaaggcttcgcagatataatctcaaactcaacccggcaaaatgtgtatttggagttacatctggaaagctgttagggtttgtagtcagccgtcggggaattgaattggaaccctcaaaaatcaaagtcattcaggatttgcccccgcccaagaatagaacggaggtgatgagtttgcttagTAGACtaaactacattagcaggtttattgctcaactcataaccacttgtgagcccatattcaagttgctgaaaaagagtgttgtggtaaaatggactgaagaatgtcaggaaacgttcgatcgaatcaaaagatatttgtcaaatccgcccatGCTGGTACCCCtagagcctggtaggcctttgatcttatatttatcagtcatggacaattctttcggttgtgtcctgggtcaacatgatgtcacgggcaaaaaagagcaggctatttattatcttagcaagaagtgtTGAAGGGACGTGTTGAAGTCAActttgaaaggacgtgttgtgccctaacttgggtagcacagaagttgaagcattatctctcatcctatactacttatctcatctcccgcatggatcctttgaagtatatctttcagaagcctatgccgacggatcgattggcaaagtggaaaatattgcttatcgagttcgatattgtatatgtgactcgaaccgccatgaaagcccaagccttggcagatcatcttgctgagaatcccatcgatgaagagtacgagccattaaagacatattttcctgacgaagaagtgtcatgtgtcgatgaagtcgttatagatgctgatcctggttggaggttattttttgatAGAGCTTTCaacatgaaaggagtcggaataggtgcagttcttatctttgaatcgggacaacatttctcggtgacagcacaacttcgattctactgtactaacaatatagcagagtatgaagcctgcattcttggtctgaggttagctgttgatatgggagtccaagaattagtggtgttgggagatttggatttgctcatccatcaaattcaaggcgatggggagacgcgagatttgcagctcatcccgtatcgacaatgcttacaggagctatgtcaacggtttgtgttagtaaagtttaggcatattcccaggattcgtaatgaaattgctgatgctttagccactctatctttaatgctccaacatcctgacaaaacCTACATCGATCCAATGTATATACAGAgtaccttggttcttggatatcaagcggtacattcaattaggagaatacccagcatatgccaccaacgataaaaaaaggactattaggcatttggctagtggatttttcttaagtgggggaatcttgtacaagaaaaccccagatctgggacttttgagatgtgtagatgcaaaagaagcctcagcaatcatggttgaagtacactctggagtatgcgggtcgcatatgaacggtcatgtcttgtcaaagaagattcttcgagtaggttattactggcttactatgaaAAGGGaatctattcaatttgttcgaaagtgtcatcaatgtcaggtacacggtgatctgatataTTCTCCttctgttgagttgcatgcaatggcctcTCCATGGCcgtttgtggcttggggaatagatgtgattggaccgattgagccgaaggcatcaaatgggcatagattcattttagtagccattgactacttcacaaagtgggtagaagcagtaactttcaagtcagtgacaaagaaggctgtggtagattttgttcatgccaatatcatttgtagatttggaattcctaggatgatcattacagacaatgcagccaatctcaatagtcatttgatgcaagaagtatgtcaacagtttaagatcgcacatcgaaattctactccatatcgcccaaaggccaatggtgctgtagaagccgccaataagaatataaagaagatactgcaaaaaatggtacaagggtctagacagtggcatgaaaagttgccatttgcattgctaggttattgcaccactgttcgtacttcaacagaggcaactccatatttattggtgtatgggacagaagcagttaTCCCTGcaaaagttgaaattccctctcttcgagttaTTGTAGaggcagagattgatgatgacgaatgggtaaaaacccgactggaacatttgagtttgattgaggaaaaaaggctagcgtctgtgtgtcatggccagttgtatcagaggagaaTGGCTCGAgtgtataacaaaaaggtccatcccaggaattttgaagttggtcagttggtattgagacgtatccttcctcaccaggttgaagcaaaaggcaagttctcccctaattggcaaggtccctttgttgtgTAGAAAGTGTTGctcaatggagccttatatttgacaaatattgaaggcaaaatggcagaaatggctatcaatgctgatgcggtcaaaagatactatgtatgatatttgatcctttgttgagtttattgcatgtttagtacttgcattcttgaagattgagatgatgaagacattttattcttctatccaaacattgtgtcatcccttgtttacccgtttgagcttcgttttatttttttctttcatatccctcttttgaaatcaaaatagagtcaaagataaatgtcaagaaaataagaataaaagaaagagttcaaaaataataataataaaaaaaatcaaaaaatcaaaatcaaatcaaaacaaagaacaaactGATGGAACTATgcgcgacctgattctcctctctcgggagtgagatacgtaggctgccctattcgggctcggtccaaccaaataaagatttaagattcacccagtcaacaaaactggggcatgagttaatgtgttgtttgagtcgattccaaaagttgtaagtcccacccctacatcaagtgtcgtttgagcctcttaccatcttttctaaccttaaccaaaagccaagttacaaccaaagaaagtccttcagatcaatttttgataatgttgaggctaagcatgcaatggatatgatgatacattgtgaagtaccactggtctccctcagcataagaaatcaggaaagaaataaaaaaatgagagagtcttattggtgaaaacctttgcaggcaccataaggcaatggtgagttgagagaaataaaaatgagagagtcttattggtgaaaaccctcacgggcaccgtaaggcgatggcgagttcaagagaaaagtgaaaagtgaaaagaaagagatttgttggcaaaagtcttttaagatgtcatcAATCGAACGTGATGTATGAGtctaatggatttgaagaagcggctcagcggcaaaaggaatcaactcaacaacaaatggggagtctggataggaagatcaggcagctcaatccaaaatgaatgtcatactcattggagttggttgtcgtattcagataagttttctttttgaatatgggacattgcccttttctttcatttacatattcaggtttttttattttttttttatgtgtcatttatcaaaataagagTCAccataatttctttatattttaagtcaagtctgtgtcaaaacaagcgagaaagaatttcaaaatttactaccagtctttccaattatatgaggaaaagccaagagAACAGCACAGGAaaaaatatgatcgtaattcaacacgaagcaaaggaagtctatcaaccgacaggctattggattcgtaGAAACATttagatttgggaaaagagtgcacctcaggggcatggtaaaatggaaacccgttATTTGAGTCAGAAATTACTTCCCTTAATACGGGTCCGGGTCAATGATGCAGAAAGACGGGGCAAGTATTAGCAACttgaaacaaagatgaaaggaacgagtgctgggcagatacctgagaagccaagatctgcaagccaccactaagtttttaactgacaaattttctttgattgaaacaggggcaaattcgtttcacttgattcaactaccattggaaatgcacatccatgNNNNNNNNNNNNNNNNNNNNNNNNNNNNNNNNNNNNNNNNNNNNNNNNNNNNNNNNNNNNNNNNNNNNNNNNNNNNNNNNNNNNNNNNNNNNNNNNNNNNttatgttcaggaccctcctgaaaaatgggattttactttctgttcagggactttactttatgttcaggaccctcctgaaaaatgggatttcaccttatgttcaggaccctcctggaaaatgggattttactttctgttcagggccctcctgaaaaatgagattttactttatgttcaggaccctcctgaaaaatgggattttactttatgttcaagaccttcctaaaaaatgggattttactttctgttcagaaccctcctgaaaaatgggattttactttatgttcaggaccctcctggaaaatgggacagcactttcaaaaatgaaatactactttactataatgttttgtttgggataatttttgttctagttttaatgttgggtttcaggagcccgcctgaagaacagggtgatgaaatagcaagtcaggagcccgcctgaagaacagggtgatgaaataacaagtcaggagcccgcctagagaatagggtgaaggaAACGAAAAGTCaggcaacaaagcgaagcaattgaaaacCAAGCGACAAGTTGAAAGATATTGCAAGTCAggggcccgcctgaagaatagggtgataaaagtcgagtcaagagccaacagaagctgtatagataggatttttgtaatttcatttatgttttaacttttaattttcatttttgatgtaatgacagagcctcggaccggaacctcgatggaacctcactcgactctccaactcggtatagcccacttctcttccaatccttcgaaatacccgtgacttgattctctcatgaTTTGGGTAGATAGGGTATCCGACAGGAGTCGATTGTTCTTCCTTCTTTTACTcctctctttgaataatgattGGGACAAAATtcggtctcgttgtctacttctttgtctgaaaacacttcatgtttacattcaaagggggcatgatgtagacacctaatttcgtccctcccaatgtcgtttttacccattcttattttatcctaccgtgtacccttacccatgttattataccctcacaaaatacaaaaaaataaataaataataaaataacaaatcctATCCTAACTAAtcctatcttatcctaacaacctacccaatcaaaataaaccacaccaCCCCATACcttaccccacctaccctaccccaatacccacctcacaatatatacacacatactctcACAAACAAGGAAAAATGATCAgcaaccaaaaaaagaaaacaataacatAGAGCATTCAGCACATCTTCTTCATCCTCACATTACACGTTTAACAGACCCTAGCAAGCCAAACCGATCGCCGATCAATTTTGCGGGTCACTTCAAATCGTTTCCCGGTTCACCTCGCCAGAGCAATTGAAGCTGTTGTCCGAACTCGATATATACACAGCTCACGAAGGAGACAGAAGGAGTCCCTATTCTCCATGAAcaacaaaagccataaaatccttaCTCACCCTCACTGAACGGCCACATGAATAAAACCACACACACGAAGAGAAAGAGTAGCGAAGGGAGAGTAGCGCAGAAAGAGAGAAGATCGAGCGGGAGAAGGTGGGTTCGAGTTTTTCCGGTAAACTCATCGCCGGAATAGACTGTTTTGGTCGTTTTCTGATTCTACAGGTTAAAAATTACACACACTACACAGATCCGGAGAGAGGGAGAGGGAGATATCGATATTGGGAGAGAAGATCGGGGAAGGAGGTTTCTCCTTTTTTGTCATCATACCCGCATACAGAGATTGAGGTGGGAGAGAAACCCCACTGAAATTGAGGCGAGAGAGAGAGAATCAGGGGAAGAGAAAAGAATCGAGGAGAGGGGGATGTTTCTCTGGCGAGTTTAGTCACTACTCCGTCAAGACTCGCCGAAAAAAGACACGACCTACGGGAAATCTGATCCGAACTCGCATCAAACGACACCActgttctatttttcttttgggtTATCGTGAGTCTCCTTTCGAATTGGATTTCGAGGGATTTTGGTGCTAGAGTTGGTTCGTAGCTGCGAATTTCAGGTTGCTCATTTGAGGTTCCGAATCGAGATTCTTTGGCACGCGGACtcatcttcttgttcttgatcgactgatattttgaataaaatcatcattgaggtccatctctttactcccgtacttttttctttattttatttttgttgaaatggtTATGATTATGTGTTAGGTGATTGTAATTGTCTGATGTTGTTTGTTATGATCACGTGTTTGGCGATGTGACTACGGTGGTATTGATTAAAGAAGTTGATTAGTTTTAATGGTGCGAttggttgaaataaatttggggacgggaatcgaaaattgataaaagtgaatattatgatattttagatacattgttgatgttgaatgcgatatgtcgtcgagcgggtaggcgaacagtaagctcgggtaggcaagtttaggattggtgtagtgttggaatgattggaatatttgttgaatgccttgtttatcgtatttggagagtgtatttatttaaccggggaatgccccgaggtaatttgtatttactcaccggggaatgccccgaagaattttgtatgctaaggatgttcgtgatcaaggcccgaggcatcgggtaaagcatgcttttggactagtgtaggttatttcagtatttttatttcgggttgtaataaactggactttacattttttgttttgttttgttattgcttgattattttgcgtgcttttgtgtggtttatgcatttgtaacgtcaatttagccgatacgctcttccaagcgaccgtggttgaaccacgggatcgatgggtgcctaacaccttcccctcggtcaacagaattccttagccggaatctctgttcgcaaaccggtttaagagtcaaatggttttcgaaaaggattttccaaaggtgacttggcacaccggattatgccaagtggcgactctgaataaaaaatgcaaataatccttttccgaaacaaattttcatttcttgtcacttaaatagtaaagtcctttcaaactttaaaatatacCATTTCTTTTGAGCACgcaaaaaaaggggtgtgacaatctaAAGTTAAAAATCATGTTAAAAGGAGCCATTAAAGGATAAAATATTGATTAGAAAAGGACAAATATGAGTTCAATTTATATAATTGTATAAAGTACTGTATATAGGCGAGTATATCTATTTATACCAGAACAGAGTATTGATAAATACCCTCTCAAAGGAGAATATGCACCGGTAtctaatgaaaatatattttttcggGGATGTATATTGTATCATACAAAAAAACtatcttttaaaaatactttGACAAAAATTTTCATAGTTGAACTTGGGCTACATATTCgtctaatttttttataaattgaacTAATAGATGAGTGAGTCAATAACCTGCCTAAACTTAAACAGGTTAGGCAAATTATGTTTTCATGAACTAATTATGTTTATCATTAcgaaaaatattaaaagatcaaAAGAGACAAAGACATAGTGACAGACTTAATTACGCTAATAAAGAATATGCACACTTTCTTTAGGGTTCCATATGCACACTTTCTTTAGGGTTCCATCTCTTAGACTTAGAGTACTACTTGAGTTACCAATCCACAACTTTGAATAAAGTTCATATACTATCAAATGCTAAGGTGTTGATTCGGATATTAAATTGTTCAATAACTGACATTAGGTGCAAAATTAAATTGTGAAACATCTAAAGGCTTATTTGGATATTGTATCTTTCTCGTTTACTGGGGAGTAGTATTTTCTCTATTTGAGATTGTGATTTTTGCAATCGGCTTGTAGCTGCAACTCAGGAATTTAATTTGTTAAATTTAGGAATAAATGGAGAGTTTAGATGGGAAAAAAGAAGTCAGAACAAAAGACATGACATTAATTACGTAACTTAATTTTTTGTAATTGAGACTTATTCTTTCAACATTTAGAAGCAACATCCACTTCTTTAAATTTATTCAAGGAGCACTCTATGGCAGaggtataaaaaaaaatactgacTTAATAGGACATATATTGCATGTCTCTTTAGGGGGGAAATAGACCATACCGTGAAGACTTTGAATCAAtaaaatagtagtaatatatataattaaccTTGGTAGAAAATAGAGAATATCtagtaattatcaaataatgACAATTAATTCATTGATCTTGGCCATCGACCATGTAAATCATTACAAATGATCAAACACATCCAGAAAAGGAAATTAGGCAAACTAAAAAAAAGCTGAAGCCTTCAGTTTCTACCACCACAATACAATATAACTCACGCTCAAACGCAAAAGAACAACCAAATTAAACTCAATCCCAAACAAGTTTTGTACCGCACCAAAGAGATAAATAAGATACACAaattgccccccccccccccccaccaacccacccccaccccccaaaaaaaataataatcaggTACTCGATATAATGCGCAAAAATACACTAATCATAGAAAAATTCGTTACACTTTCAGTGGAAATGAATTAAATAAATCCCAAATTATAATAGTAGAAAACCTCACTGTATGTGGTATAGGAAGATGTATGTAATTAaggggaagaagaagaggaagaagaattAGTGGCAACTTCAGTTTCCACTTCTCTTCGGTGGAAATTGCGGTGACAGCCACAGGCAGCGCAAATAAATGCGCTGTCTGTTCCTTCGTCACCACTAGGCATAAACTCCCGGCACCCATCAACTGCATAACCTCCAACGCTAGCGGCATGATTCTTCTGGCATTCTTTATATCTCACTCTCCTCACCGTAAAGGCTGAATTCGTAGAGCTTTGTGATGAGGCTGAGTCGTCGTCTCTCTTCACAACCACTTGAATTTTTCTCATCTTTAATTTTCTCAGTGatcttaaaaaagaagaagaagacgactaATGGTAGATGCTTTGTAGAAGCTAAATCTTGGGCTTATATAGAGAtcttgtttcttgattttttaagcCAACCTTAACCCTAGAACATATGTTTTTACAGCTCAATGCTAGAAAGTAGAAtcatacttattttatttatagagttgAAGTTTTATGGATTGACTGACAGTATAAAAATAGTTCAATAAACAAATAGCTTATAAAATAACTTGTTTAAGGGAGTGTTTGGCATAAAGGAAAATGCTTCAtccaaaaaaatgaatttttttcgTACTATTTTTTGGTGTTTAATTAGTCacaacaacataccagtgtattcccacatagtgagatctggagagggtagagtgtacgcagattataccactacctcaggtgaagtagagaggctgtttccgatagtcctccggcttaggaccgataacagtataacaaacacaaaagataagtgcatataaactagtatggtatgaaaaaataaactaacaccgctagccacaagataatactacagccacaaGATAATGCTAAGAACTATATATCTAATCGAAGTCATAGACATCACACaacaccatgaacaagaaacttcagacacaaaaGAAGGCTCCTCTACTGTTACCGATGAACTCCCCCCAAACCCTCTACCGTAATTcatgtcctccacaccttcctatcaagggtcatgtcctccataagctgtaagtgctccatatcatgcctaattaccTTCCTCCAATACTTTTTTGATCTACCTCTGCGCTGTCTAAAACCATCCATCGCCGATTTATTGGATATAATCTAAGCAAATACTATTGGTGTAGAGATGTGGGATTTGAGGATGGTGGGGTTTATTGCATATGTGGTGTATTGAAAATTTTGCTTTTCCAATttaattttcctcatttttaacaaacttacaaaaaatattttctataattttgactaactaaacatgaaaaaattaaaacatattattttaagaaaagatATTTCATCATATCAACACATTCAAAGTTGTATCACATTACGAGTAATGAATTCTTACACGTCTTTACGTATTGTAGCTAGTAACCTATCTTATTTACAAAATTACTGATTCACATTTTAAGAAAGTTTAACTATAAATATTCTTCTTCGTGGATTATTTTCTATGGGATTACAACTTTGACCATTCAAGCActatgatttctttttcttttcttttcgataGTGGATTACTATTTTTTGACTCATATCAATTGGGGTCTTTTCTTGGTAATTTCTCTAAAATGGTTCGTTGTGAAGTGATTGCTCAACAGCTAATCCTAATCACATACTTATCAAGATTATTGCTTGGCTTAAAAAAGATTTGtccttcattttcttttataGCGAATATCTTAATGaatcagctttcagtttattaatagaagagaaaatggtctattatcTCTCCAATCTTTagtcgaaatctcaactacacactcaacctttactGGAGTCCCATTAccccctaaatatttttttttcagtatTTAGTAAAACCCCAATTGCTGACATGGCAATATAAACCCAATAAGAAGCCATGTGTGTATACACGCGTCGGGGTCcactccattttttttttaacagtAATCATTTGAACAGTTGTCGAACTGCACGAGGACCTGGTACTTAGCATCATTTAAGCATGGTAATTAGCagtttttcatcttcttcttcaatcAGATTTCTTCCAAAGCAACACACATGTATAGCGTCCAGAGCTTTCTCAGTTCGAATTTCCAAGGGAATTTTAGGTGCAGGAACTCCCAATTTTGCTCGCTTCTCTCTTGCTTCATTCATCAATGCAATGAAGTTTTGCTCTTCAAATTCAATATCATTTGCTAAACTAAGCCTTGCTACGCCCTCTAAAATTTCCTCAGACTTGAGTAAACCAGCTTCCACTGTAGCTAACCAACAATACAGTAGCACCAAATCCAAATCACCACCAGCTTCTTTTTCCCATCTTTTTTCGACCAAATCACGCCAGAAAACGATCGAAAACACTAAAATAGCGATGAAAACGTCGCCGGAATAACTCCGACGAAACTACCTTTTAAATTCAAATCACGACCAActtcttttttctatctttttgatCAAATCACACCAGAAAATGATCGAAAATACCAAAATAGCGATGAAAACGTTCGAAACAAACCCATCTCACCATAAATTCACCAGTTTCGTCGAAATTCATCGAAAAACAAACGGAATAGATCTATTCGAGTGTGAAATTCGATAcggtttgttcttgatttcttgaatttAGGCGTGGGTTATTGAAGAATAGAAATCGGTGTAGACAAGAGCCTGATTTGTTCATTGTGAGATTGATTCGAGGTCGAAATTTAATTTGGCGTTGGAGATGAAGAATTATCGTTTGGAGATGAAGGAGAGGCTAACAGAGAGAAGGCCTGGCCCTTCCTCTTATTTTCCAACAAGAACcaaaacaaaatatagaaaagaaaatattatttaataattaaaaataatgacgtgTATTATACACGTGgcatttaaaatattgcttttgaACTCTTAATGCTTCAACTGACGCGCCTATTGGGGTGTTCTCACCTCCCATGCCATGTCAGCAATTGAGGGTTT comes from Capsicum annuum cultivar UCD-10X-F1 chromosome 2, UCD10Xv1.1, whole genome shotgun sequence and encodes:
- the LOC107858779 gene encoding mini zinc finger protein 2, whose protein sequence is MRKIQVVVKRDDDSASSQSSTNSAFTVRRVRYKECQKNHAASVGGYAVDGCREFMPSGDEGTDSAFICAACGCHRNFHRREVETEVATNSSSSSSSP
- the LOC107857900 gene encoding photosystem I assembly factor PSA3, chloroplastic-like, yielding MENGLTFYEAHDKINGCNASNLLFSIVFWRDLVEKRWEKEAGGDLDLVLLYCWLATVEAGLLKSEEILEGVARLSLANDIEFEEQNFIALMNEAREKRAKLGVPAPKIPLEIRTEKALDAIHVCCFGRNLIEEEDEKLLITMLK